A genomic segment from Spinacia oleracea cultivar Varoflay chromosome 3, BTI_SOV_V1, whole genome shotgun sequence encodes:
- the LOC110783217 gene encoding heat stress transcription factor A-8 yields MTKSSHNGSILAPFLTKCYEMVDDQSTNSIISWSESNDSFVIWDMTKFSRDLLPTYFKHRNFSSFMRQLNIYGFRKVDTDSWEFANEGFIKGQKHLLNNIKRRKYPHSSAQQNPQPDQQIGIPDELDYSSLQKEVEILKTDKSSLMQELVKLRGHQESSQNMLNILGERLQGMENNQQQLLSFLVMVMQSPGLLVQLLQPKESGWRVAEAGKIILDHGTSCGNTPIQDGMIVRYQPLPDDAPSPTLTTSLDSVKTVKHDISFDGVKDFFRNFDLPSSPLDESFLSSDNCGSDLDFAKLEQFLLSSPARDDPQPDGQESLATEREMELALYGVQLEDSEMRSPSSYFETDQHSPILEILTEKMECLSPGNKVLGNAGY; encoded by the exons ATGACTAAATCAAGCCATAATGGCTCAATTTTAGCGCCGTTCTTGACGAAATGCTATGAGATGGTTGATGATCAGTCAACCAATAGTATTATTTCTTGGAGTGAATCTAATGATAGTTTTGTTATCTGGGATATGACGAAATTTTCTCGCGATTTGCTCCCAACGTATTTTAAGCACCGGAATTTCTCTAGTTTTATGCGCCAATTAAACATCTAT GGCTTCAGAAAAGTTGATACAGACAGTTGGGAGTTTGCAAATGAAGGATTTATAAAGGGCCAAAAGCATTTGCTAAACAACATTAAAAGAAGAAAATACCCTCACAGTTCAGCACAGCAGAATCCTCAGCCTGACCAGCAGATTGGAATACCTGATGAGCTGGACTATAGCAGCTTGCAAAAAGAAGTGGAAATTCTTAAGACTGATAAAAGTAGTTTGATGCAGGAATTAGTTAAACTAAGGGGACACCAAGAGTCTTCACAgaatatgttaaatattttaggggaacgCCTTCAAGGAATGGAGAATAATCAGCAGCAATTGCTTTCATTTTTAGTGATGGTTATGCAGAGCCCTGGTCTTCTGGTTCAGCTACTTCAACCCAAGGAAAGTGGTTGGCGAGTTGCTGAAGCAGGAAAGATTATATTGGATCACGGTACTTCTTGTGGGAATACACCCATTCAAGATGGTATGATAGTCAGGTATCAGCCTCTGCCAGATGATGCTCCTTCACCTACTCTGACTACATCATTGGATTCAGTTAAAACCGTCAAGCATGATATTTCTTTTGATGGAGTTAAGGACTTCTTCAGGAATTTTGATCTCCCATCATCTCCCTTGGATGAAAGCTTTCTTTCCTCTGATAACTGTGGATCTGATCTAGATTTTGCCAAGCTCGAACAATTTCTGTTAAGTAGTCCTGCTCGAGATGATCCTCAACCAGATGGCCAAGAGTCTTTGGCTACTGAACGAGAGATGGAATTGGCATTATACGGAGTCCAGTTGGAAGATTCTGAGATGAGGTCTCCCTCTTCATACTTTGAAACAGATCAACACTCGCCTATTTTGGAAATTTTGACTGAGAAAATGGAATGTTTGTCTCCTGGAAACAAGGTTTTAGGAAATGCGGGCTATTAA
- the LOC110783206 gene encoding uncharacterized protein: protein MGALYVNMFNGWCFTTNSSSCKGGRIVLAWNPNAFTLSVLKVTSQLIHCLVCPKSGKVDFCCTFVYAFNQSKEREDLWRDLCGLGIGVHKPWIVLGDFNCVLNIDERVGAPVRHHSMVAFRNCVDICGLEDVKAAGHFYTWSNKQAGEARVFSKIDRVMANDLWFQNYPNAEAGFLSEGEYDHCPIVLVVYPCDNIVKKPFRYFAMWKYAEGYTDLVKVNWSKGVVGTLMYQVVQKLKRMKGVFKELNRTGFNDIHAADIKAKQDLDLCQKNLHLAPGDSELADREVEAAKRYKLMHAAYISFLKQKAKEAWAKDGDENSSLFHKSIRARIIHNTVHAIHDMHGKWVCDPTSVSAAFLEYYQNLLGKASSRSHVMIDIVHAGPTLEQLQKDQLLAPVTNEEVKYAMFSINGDKAPGPDGFGSHFFRENWNIVGEDVTKAVLDFFHTGKLLAENQGAFVHGRFIMHNIMMCQEIVRQYGRKNASPGCLIKLDMQKAYDTIEWDFLEEMLLALGFPAQFVNWIMVCVTTPKFSIMLNGDQPKDILLPAGG from the exons ATGGGGGCCTTATATGTTAATATGTTCAATGGTTGGTGTTTCACTACCAACAGTAGCAGCTGTAAGGGAGGGAGAATTGTGTTAGCATGGAATCCAAATGCTTTCACTCTTAGTGTTCTGAAAGTTACCAGTCAATTGATTCATTGTTTGGTTTGTCCAAAAAGTGGGAAAGTGGATTTTTGCTGTACTTTTGTCTATGCTTTTAATCAGAGCAAGGAAAGAGAGGATCTATGGAGGGATCTGTGTGGCTTGGGTATTGGTGTGCACAAGCCTTGGATAGTTCTGGGTGATTTTAATTGTGTTCTAAATATAGATGAAAGGGTGGGAGCTCCTGTGAGGCATCATTCAATGGTTGCCTTTAGGAATTGTGTAGATATATGTGGCCTAGAAGATGTTAAAGCTGCTGGACACTTCTACACTTGGAGTAATAAACAAGCAGGGGAGGCTAGGGTGTTTTCTAAAATTGATAGGGTTATGGCTAATGACTTGTGGTTTCAGAATTATCCTAATGCTGAAGCTGGTTTTTTGTCTGAAGGAGAATATGATCATTGTCCTATTGTGCTTGTTGTGTACCCCTGTGATAACATTGTAAAGAAGCCTTTTAGGTACTTTGCCATGTGGAAGTATGCTGAAGGCTATACTGATCTGGTTAAGGTGAATTGGTCAAAGGGTGTGGTTGGTACTCTGATGTATCAGGTGGTTCAGAAGCTAAAAAGAATGAAAGGGGTTTTTAAAGAGCTGAATAGAACAGGTTTCAATGATATCCATGCTGCTGACATAAAAGCTAAGCAAGATTTGGATTTGTGTCAGAAGAATCTTCACCTGGCACCTGGTGATAGTGAGCTTGCTGATAGAGAAGTTGAAGCTGCTAAGAGGTATAAATTGATGCATGCTGCTTATATTTCTTTCCTGAAACAGAAAGCAAAAGAAGCCTGGGCAAAGGATGGAGATGAAAACAGCTCTCTCTTCCATAAAAGCATTAGAGCTCGGATTATTCATAACACAGTGCATGCTATCCATGATATGCATGGTAAGTGGGTGTGTGATCCAACATCTGTGTCTGCTGCTTTTCTGGAGTATTACCAGAATCTCTTGGGCAAAGCTTCTAGTAGAAGTCATGTTATGATTGATATTGTGCATGCTGGTCCAACACTTGAACAACTGCAGAAAGACCAATTATTAGCCCCTGTCACTAATGAGGAAGTCAAGTATGCTATGTTCTCTATTAATGGTGACAAAGCCCCTGGCCCAGATGGGTTTGGGAGCCATTTTTTCAGAGAAAACTGGAACATAGTTGGGGAGGATGTAACAAAGGCTGTTCTGGACTTTTTCCACACTGgaaaactgttag CTGAGAATCAAGGGGCCTTTGTGCATGGTAGATTTATCATGCATAACATAATGATGTGTCAAGAAATTGTCAGACAATATGGAAGGAAGAATGCATCACCTGGTTGCTTGATCAAATTAGATATGCAGAAAGCTTATGACACAATTGAGTGGGATTTCTTGGAAGAGATGCTGCTTGCTTTGGGATTTCCAGCTCAGTTTGTTAATTGGATCATGGTTTGTGTTACAACTCCCAAATTCTCAATCATGCTAAATGGCGATCAGCCCAAGGATATTTTGCTTCCAGCAGGGGGTTAA
- the LOC130469727 gene encoding uncharacterized protein has protein sequence MEYLSRTLYKVGEDRCFKFHPRCRSTKLTHLCFADDLILCCKGEFHSIQLLLQGFKLFSDTSGLKANIQKSAVYCAGMKPEVVQQVVDFSGFALGSFPFRYLGVPIYFKRITNADCEGLVDKMMARIKTWSSRNLSFAGRITLINSVLLSIHSYWAQVFILPKHVLKNVEAICRAFLWQGTYFCSKPGYVAWDRVCRPKKEGGLGIRQVQAWNIAALGKYVWAIARKQDTMWVRWVNAIYIKTAGWWNYQPKADSGWYWRKICSVKEKLKGLFSEAELDQMPKYSIQKVYQKLVQQHEKVPWGSAVWNRASIPKTRVICWLMVQGRLQTRERLHKIGVCNTTTCLLCEAKDETHPHLFFDCEYSRRCLQGVEEWLDIPTSKVHYMGLLRWVKWKSQCSKFQKTAIHTAVNATVYNLWRARNDALWNQKVPTPSTTIRCIQRSVIDRLAHIGAKQSSTNDQIWWKSKCTI, from the coding sequence ATGGAATATCTGTCTAGAACTCTATACAAGGTGGGTGAGGATAGATGCTTTAAATTTCATCCAAGGTGTAGGTCTACAAAGTTGACTCACCTCTGCTTTGCAGATGATCTCATCTTATGCTGCAAAGGTGAGTTTCACTCTATTCAGCTGCTTCTCCAAGGTTTCAAACTTTTTTCTGACACTTCTGGTCTGAAGGCTAACATTCAAAAGTCAGCTGTGTATTGTGCTGGTATGAAACCAGAGGTAGTTCAGCAGGTAGTGGACTTTTCTGGGTTTGCCTTGGGTTCTTTTCCCTTTAGGTATTTAGGGGTTCCTATTTACTTTAAAAGAATCACTAATGCTGATTGTGAAGGATTAGTTGATAAAATGATGGCAAGAATCAAGACTTGGAGTTCTAGGAACTTGTCTTTTGCAGGAAGGATAACTCTTATCAATTCAGTCCTCTTAAGCATCCACTCTTACTGGGCTCAAGTGTTTATCCTTCCCAAACATGTGCTTAAAAATGTTGAAGCTATCTGTAGAGCCTTTTTATGGCAAGGCACTTACTTCTGTTCTAAACCAGGTTATGTTGCCTGGGATAGAGTTTGCAGACCTAAAAAGGAAGGAGGATTAGGAATAAGGCAAGTTCAGGCATGGAATATTGCAGCTTTAGGGAAATATGTTTGGGCTATAGCCAGAAAACAGGACACAATGTGGGTTAGATGGGTCAATGCAATCTACATTAAGACTGCAGGTTGGTGGAATTATCAGCCAAAAGCTGATAGTGGTTGGTACTGGAGAAAGATTTGTAGTGTGAAGGAGAAACTAAAGGGTTTGTTTAGTGAGGCTGAGTTGGATCAAATGCCTAAATACTCTATCCAGAAGGTATACCAGAAGTTGGTTCAACAGCATGAGAAGGTCCCTTGGGGATCTGCAGTGTGGAATAGAGCCTCTATTCCCAAGACTAGAGTGATTTGCTGGCTGATGGTCCAAGGGAGACTGCAAACAAGAGAAAGGCTACATAAGATTGGGGTCTGTAACACTACTACATGCTTGCTTTGTGAGGCAAAAGATGAAACTCACCCACACCTTTTCTTTGACTGTGAATACAGTAGAAGATGTCTACAGGGGGTTGAGGAATGGCTAGATATTCCTACTAGCAAAGTACATTATATGGGCCTGCTGAGGTGGGTTAAATGGAAGAGCCAGTGCAGCAAATTTCAAAAGACAGCAATACACACTGCTGTCAATGCTACTGTGTATAATCTATGGAGAGCAAGAAATGATGCTCTCTGGAATCAGAAGGTTCCTACCCCTTCAACTACTATCAGATGCATTCAGAGGAGTGTGATTGACAGATTAGCTCATATAGGTGCTAAGCAATCTAGCACAAATGACCAGATTTGGTGGAAGAGCAAATGCACTATTTAG